The DNA segment TGTTTTGGGGCGCACATCTCGTCCCGAGCAGGATTTGCGCAAAGAAACAGTTCTTCAAGATAATATTTTAGTGCTACGTCGTTCATCGGGCGGAGGAACTGTTTTGCAGGGAAAAGGCTGTTTGAATTTTTCGCTTATTTTGTCTAAACAAGCTAACGTGCAAGTCGCAACGATCCATAAATCCTATGAATTTATTTTAGGAAATGTCATTGCCGCTTTAAAAAATCTTGGTGTTGACACTTTTTTTAAGCCCATTTCTGATCTTGCCATGATGAATGGCCCAAATGAGCAAAAGATATCCGGCAATGCCCAGAAAAGAGGCAAAAAATTCGTTTTACATCACGGAACAGTGTTGTATAATTTTCCGTTAGGGAATATTGAGCGCTATCTTACGATACCGCAAAGTGTTCCCGAATATCGTCGCGGGCGAAGCCATTTGGATTTTGTTGCCAATTTTCCTAAGCCGGCCGGTGACATCAAGCAGGCGATCCGGTCAGTTTTTAGTGCCAACAAAGAAGAGCCTGTCACCTTTCAAGAAAAAGAACACCTTGAGTATTTAAAGAGAACTAGGGATATTGTCGTAGATGTATCGCGCGTTGTTTAATTTGGTCCAATTCACAAAGGAGGAGTGATGGCGAACTATACGAAGGGAAGAAAGCTGTCCGCTGCAACAAAAAGGAAAATGAGTTTAGTAAAGATAGGGAAAAGAAATTCTTTTTACGGCAAGCATCATACGGCTCAGGCAAGAAAACGCATCAGCCTTGCCGCAAAAGGAAAGAATAATCCCATGCACGGCAAGACGCATAGCCCTGAAGCTAGAAGGAAGATAGCTTTGGCTATGAAGCGTCGCTGGGTTCGCATAGGCCGTTAAGGTTTCATATCATTTACCGGGGCGTTTAATGCAAAAAAGCATTTTTTCGACGAGCTTTTTGTTCGTTATGGCGTGTGTCTTTTTCGTCTTTCTGACATACTCCTTTGCCGGCCTTATTGATTATGAAAGGCTGAGGCGTTTAAGAGAAAAGGGGCAAACCTTAACGCCGCAACAAGAAAAAGAAATGTATCCTTCCTGGGTTGTCGGTGAACCCAGGGTTAAGGATGTAGCCGAACGCCGTTATGACATTAACCGCGACGGGCTTTTGCAAAGCGCCGAAACAAAAACGTTTTTGCGCGATGTCCTGGATGAAGTCGAATCAAAAAACGGTTATTTGGTCAATTCCGACATCCTCAAGGAATACGACAAGAACAAAGACGGGATCATCAATCGTTTTGAATCAGAAACGATACGCCAGCAAGTAACTCGTTAACACAACTTAGATCTTTTTTCGTTAAGAATTATTTTTGCGCAATAGCAACGCCGCCGTATGAAAACACAGACCAGGGTTTTTAAGTTTCTTTTTTTATTGGGCGTCTTTACGATTTTCCTTTTGAACAATCCTCTTCAAAAATATTCCGCAGGTGTTTCTACAGCTCGGGCAGTTTTTGCCGAAGAAGAAACAAAAACTGCCCCCGTAAGCGCGAATCCTCATCAGGCATATCTTGATTTCTTTGAGCGTGTTTACGACATGATGGACAAGAATTATTATCGCCCCGTTAGCCGGCAAGTTTTTGATCAGTTTGTCGAGAAATTTGATTCGGCCATTTACGCCAAGCTTGCGGCGAGCGGCAAGTCCAGTGATTTTATCCGGTGGCGCAGCGCGGCTTTTTTAGTAGAAAACCTTAAATCTCCCGAAGATACTTTTTCGGCATTTTTCCCGCCGAAACCGGCAAAAGATTTTGAGCAAAAAGTTTTAGGCGAGCGTGTTGATCTTGGCATTGAAGGAAAAGCGGCCGCCGAAGGTTATATTGTTTCTCGCGTAGAGCCTCGTTCGGATGCGTATCTCAAAGGCTTAAGAGAAAATGATATCATTTTTAAAATTGCCGGTTTGGATATCCGGACATTATCCGAAGAAAAGATCAATGAACTGCTCAATCCTTTAATGGACACGCTGGTCAGCCTTCAATATAAAGAATACGCGACCAAGCAGGAGAAAACCGTTGATGTTTTAAGTCAGGAGTATTACAAGCAGTCGGTTTTTATGGTTCCGGTTGATGTTCCCGGGATTTTTTGTTTAGAAATTCGTACATTCAATCGAAAAACATCCGAAGATATGTTGCTTTTTCTGTCTTCGATCGAACAGCAGGGCAGCTTAGGGCTGATCTTGGACCTACGCGGAAATCCCGGCGGTCCGCCTTTAGCGGCCGGTGAAATTGCCGGATTCTTTTTACCCGGCGGCCCGGAAATTGCTTACTTCCAGAGGAAAGACAATCCGACCGGAATGTTAACGGCGGCTGATCTTCCGGAAAAATATCATTATAAGGAACCCATTGTGATCCTGGTCAACAAAGAAAGCGGCAGCGCGTCCGAGTTGTTTTCCGGTGTTTTGCAAAAGTTCGGCCGGGCAATCTTGATGGGCGACTATACAGCCGGAAAAGTTTTGCTTAAAAGCATGTTCCATTTTGACGATGAATCGATGGTCCTTTTAGTAACAGCCCGCGGTCATTTTTATGATGGGTCGGAATTTAGTTTTGACGGGTTAAAGCCCGATGTTCTGACTGCGGAAAACGATGCTGATCTTGCGCGTTCCGCGGCGCATTTTCTTTTTCAGAAAAGCCGCTTATCTAAAGAAAAAGGACAATAAAATGATCGCACTCGTTATTTTAAAGATCGTCTTAATTCAAGTTGTTGTCATTGCTTTTATTATTTTTGCGCTAAAAAAGATCTTGGACCGCCAATTGATCGAATTTGCCGTTCATAAAGTTGAACTGACGCCGGCGGAAGAGCTAGGGGCAGGCCTTAAAGAAGTTATTATTATTACAGCCGATGGCAAATTTCAGGAATTATCCCAAAAAAAGATCCTGCATGCTATTTCCAAGAAGTTAAATCGGGTCGTCGCTTTAAATATTCAGCAAGACAAAACGATCAGAGGCGGCGCGATCATTAAAGTTAATAAAACGGTCATTGATTGTAGTCTAACCAGTCGCCTTAAAGAAAGCGGCTTACTGCGGTAATATTTCATGATTCAATCCAAAATCCTTATTATCGTTCCTGCTTATAATGAAAGCGGAAATATAAAAAAAGTTATCAAAGAACTTTTAGCACAACCGCTCAATGTTTCCATCGTTGTCGTTGATGATGGGTCTTGGGATGCGACAGCCAAAGAAGCGAAAGAAGAAAATATTTCGGTTATTTCGCTTCCGTTCAACTTAGGGATCGGTGCCGCGGTGCAAACCGGATTTCAATTTGCGCTTCGCGAAGGATTTGATGTGGCGGTTCAGGTGGATGGCGACGGCCAGCACGATGCCGGCTATCTAGCGGCCATTATCGATCCGGTGATAAAAAACCAAGCCGATATGGTTATTGGCAGCCGGTTTTTGCCGCCTAATTTAGGTTATCGTTCTTCCTTTATCCGCAGAGTCGGCATACAGTTCTTTTCTCATCTTATCAGTTCTTTGACCGGTGTAAAAGTGACCGACCCGACATCGGGATTTCGCGCGTATGACCAGAAAATGATCAAGGCCTTTGCCGAACATTATCCATATGATTTTCCCGAACCGGAAGCGATCGTGTTAGCGCGGCAAATGAATGCCAGGATCTTAGAAGTCGCGGTGAGAATGCGCAAGCGTGAAACGGGGCACTCCTCTATCCGTTACTTGAAAACTTTATATTACATGGTCAAGGTAACGTGCGCCATTCTTTTGGATATGGTTAAAATGAAAAAAAGGATTGAATGATATGGACATTAAAATCTTTTCAGCCATTATTGTTGTTTTGATCTTAGGGATGGTCATTGAGCTAGCCCGTCGAGAAAAACTTTCTTTTAAGTATGCGGCAGGATGGTTAACGGTTTCGGTCGCGGGAGTATTTTTTATCATTTTTGATGATTTTTTAGGGAACATTGCTCATTGGTTTGGCTTTCAGTTGACGAGCAATTTTATTTTCTTTGTTTTGCTGGGGCTTTTTATTTTGCTGAGCCTTCTGCTGACAACGTTTCTTTGCCAGCAAAATAATCGCAATGACCTTATGGCGCAAAAGATCGGCATTCTAGAGTTAGAAATTGCGCGCTTAAAAGAAAAACTTCAAGGTAAGTAATCATGGCAAATCCGCAAAGCGGTGATTGGGAACAATTTTGGAAGACAACAAATCATTACACCGCGCCTAAAATAAGCTGGTCCAAAAAACGCGTTCTCGACGTTATAAAGCCTTATGTTGTTGCCGGAAAAAATGCCCTAGATGCCGGTTGCGGCAGCGGGTTTTTTGCGAAACACTTTTATGATGCCGCAATGGCGACAACCGCCTTGGATTATTCTCCCAAGGCTTTAGAAATAACGCGGCAACTGACTGGCGGTCGTGTTAAGATCATCCAAGAGGATTTGTTGAAGCCTCATTTATCGTCGAGAATTTCGGAGCGTTTTGACCTAATTTTTTCGGACGGACTTTTTGAACATTTCTTGCCAGGTGAGCAAGATGTCATTATGAAAAATTTTATAAGCCTTTTAAATCCCAATGGTGTCGTTGTGACCTTTGTTCCAAACCGTTTTTCCCCTTGGGAGATCATCCGCCCATTTTTTATGCCCGGAATTGACGAAACTCCTTTTGTCCCAAGAGGTTTAGCGTCTCTTAATGAAAGAAACGGCCTTAAAATCTTAGGTTCTGGCGGTGTTAATGTTCTTCCTTTTTTTGTTTCTCCGGAGAAGTTTTTAGGAAAATATTTCGGAATGCTGCTCTATACAATTTCTTGCCGCAATGTCTAATTATTCGATCAGTATT comes from the Candidatus Omnitrophota bacterium genome and includes:
- a CDS encoding S41 family peptidase, whose product is MKTQTRVFKFLFLLGVFTIFLLNNPLQKYSAGVSTARAVFAEEETKTAPVSANPHQAYLDFFERVYDMMDKNYYRPVSRQVFDQFVEKFDSAIYAKLAASGKSSDFIRWRSAAFLVENLKSPEDTFSAFFPPKPAKDFEQKVLGERVDLGIEGKAAAEGYIVSRVEPRSDAYLKGLRENDIIFKIAGLDIRTLSEEKINELLNPLMDTLVSLQYKEYATKQEKTVDVLSQEYYKQSVFMVPVDVPGIFCLEIRTFNRKTSEDMLLFLSSIEQQGSLGLILDLRGNPGGPPLAAGEIAGFFLPGGPEIAYFQRKDNPTGMLTAADLPEKYHYKEPIVILVNKESGSASELFSGVLQKFGRAILMGDYTAGKVLLKSMFHFDDESMVLLVTARGHFYDGSEFSFDGLKPDVLTAENDADLARSAAHFLFQKSRLSKEKGQ
- a CDS encoding DUF2304 domain-containing protein, with product MDIKIFSAIIVVLILGMVIELARREKLSFKYAAGWLTVSVAGVFFIIFDDFLGNIAHWFGFQLTSNFIFFVLLGLFILLSLLLTTFLCQQNNRNDLMAQKIGILELEIARLKEKLQGK
- a CDS encoding lipoate--protein ligase family protein, encoding MVLKDISFSDPLENILFDDVLLQLAEEGRQGEALRFWESEKLFIVLGRTSRPEQDLRKETVLQDNILVLRRSSGGGTVLQGKGCLNFSLILSKQANVQVATIHKSYEFILGNVIAALKNLGVDTFFKPISDLAMMNGPNEQKISGNAQKRGKKFVLHHGTVLYNFPLGNIERYLTIPQSVPEYRRGRSHLDFVANFPKPAGDIKQAIRSVFSANKEEPVTFQEKEHLEYLKRTRDIVVDVSRVV
- a CDS encoding glycosyltransferase family 2 protein encodes the protein MIQSKILIIVPAYNESGNIKKVIKELLAQPLNVSIVVVDDGSWDATAKEAKEENISVISLPFNLGIGAAVQTGFQFALREGFDVAVQVDGDGQHDAGYLAAIIDPVIKNQADMVIGSRFLPPNLGYRSSFIRRVGIQFFSHLISSLTGVKVTDPTSGFRAYDQKMIKAFAEHYPYDFPEPEAIVLARQMNARILEVAVRMRKRETGHSSIRYLKTLYYMVKVTCAILLDMVKMKKRIE
- a CDS encoding F0F1 ATP synthase subunit delta, with amino-acid sequence MIALVILKIVLIQVVVIAFIIFALKKILDRQLIEFAVHKVELTPAEELGAGLKEVIIITADGKFQELSQKKILHAISKKLNRVVALNIQQDKTIRGGAIIKVNKTVIDCSLTSRLKESGLLR
- a CDS encoding NUMOD3 domain-containing DNA-binding protein: MANYTKGRKLSAATKRKMSLVKIGKRNSFYGKHHTAQARKRISLAAKGKNNPMHGKTHSPEARRKIALAMKRRWVRIGR
- a CDS encoding class I SAM-dependent methyltransferase, whose product is MANPQSGDWEQFWKTTNHYTAPKISWSKKRVLDVIKPYVVAGKNALDAGCGSGFFAKHFYDAAMATTALDYSPKALEITRQLTGGRVKIIQEDLLKPHLSSRISERFDLIFSDGLFEHFLPGEQDVIMKNFISLLNPNGVVVTFVPNRFSPWEIIRPFFMPGIDETPFVPRGLASLNERNGLKILGSGGVNVLPFFVSPEKFLGKYFGMLLYTISCRNV